One region of Carya illinoinensis cultivar Pawnee chromosome 8, C.illinoinensisPawnee_v1, whole genome shotgun sequence genomic DNA includes:
- the LOC122318248 gene encoding serine/threonine-protein kinase EDR1-like, translated as MKHIFKKLHLGSNHDPNRSHEIPTSTSSSASCASDHRAASVNAQSSGAAAVSPSSQPPSPLPALSAAGPVPSATSTNRPDYISSEEEFQVQLALAISASNSESRDDPEKDQIRAATLLSLGGHQIELSRDKEEVTAESLSRQYWEYNVLDYEDKVVDGFYDVYGLSTDSAKQGKIPSLADLEANTGSSGFEVVIVNRTIDPALEELLQIAQCIILDCPVTEVGVLVQRLAELVAGHMGGAVKDANIMLARWMERRTELRTSLHTSVLPIGFINVGLSRHRALLFKVLADNMRMPCRLVKGHYTGVEDDCVNIIKLEDESEFLVDLMGAPGSLIPVDILSTKETEFKPYRNSQINKIPSVHPSNISGVAFLKPKPALGEGSSQNGALESSSHLERRSSSENAEFMPLFPGTRGDTSAGSSGTSNRPITNQADVPSSSVSNGVRMNHNVVPYNQNSPEDLKNLFADLNPFQINGTGKTSVHNKPAGYKAGELPRPKNISVSGRPPVPWKNPYACNEVPGKKEYDYMEGLFPRINRQSNDYNLSSTASSGSTILGKMYGDGFKSSGNSNESSINGEAAGSVDVAGSMLEATTSQFNRLPLVEGLNADLKEEHSKNEEESRSDRVDVVKKHEEKEIGFLDRRKCTHDRFMGTDLKLKDPESPSSSVDSCTSRVDQIFYDVDVGECEIRWEDLDIGERIGLGSYGEVYRADLNGTEVAVKKFLDQDFSGAALAEFKSEVRIMRTLRHPNVVLFMGAVTRPPNLSIITEFLPRGSLYRIIHRPHSQIDEKRRIKMALDVASGMNCLHTSRPTIVHRDLKSPNLLVDKNWNVKVCDFGLSRLKHHTFLSSKSTAGTPEWMAPEVLRNENSNEKCDVYSFGIILWELATLRLPWSGMNPMQVVGAVGFQNRRLDIPKEVDPVVARIIWECWQTDPNLRPSFAQLTVALKALQRLVIPSHMDQPDSAISQEIPVNSTP; from the exons ATGAAGCACATTTTCAAGAAGCTTCACCTAGGGAGCAATCATGACCCTAACCGATCCCACGAAATTCCCACCTCAACCTCTTCCTCAGCATCGTGTGCCTCCGACCACCGCGCGGCTTCCGTCAACGCCCAGAGCTCCGGTGCAGCTGCCGTGAGTCCTTCGTCGCAGCCACCTTCGCCGTTGCCGGCTTTAAGTGCCGCGGGTCCGGTGCCATCGGCCACCTCAACTAATCGCCCGGACTATATCTCTTCGGAGGAGGAGTTCCAGGTTCAGCTGGCCCTAGCGATCAGCGCGTCGAACTCGGAGTCCCGCGATGATCCGGAGAAGGATCAGATCCGCGCTGCGACACTGTTGAGTTTGGGAGGTCATCAGATTGAGTTGTCGAGGGATAAGGAAGAGGTCACGGCGGAGTCGCTGTCGAGGCAGTATTGG GAATACAATGTGCTTGACTATGAGGATAAGGTGGTGGATGGATTTTATGACGTATATGGGCTCTCCACGGATTCAGCAAAGCAAGGAAAGATTCCCTCTCTAGCAGATCTTGAAGCAAACACTGGGAGTTCTGGATTTGAAGTTGTAATTGTTAATCGAACAATCGATCCTGCTCTGGAAGAATTACTGCAAATTGCACAATGCATTATTTTAGACTGCCCTGTCACTGAGGTTGGTGTGTTGGTACAAAGGCTTGCTGAATTAGTCGCCGGACACATGGGTGGGGCTGTGAAGGATGCTAATATTATGCTAGCGCGCTGGATGGAAAGGAGAACAGAGTTGAGGACATCTCTTCACACAAGTGTGTTGCCTATCGGGTTCATAAATGTTGGCCTTTCTCGACATCGTGCTTTACTTTTCAAG GTATTAGCTGACAATATGAGGATGCCTTGTAGACTAGTAAAAGGTCATTACACAGGCGTTGAGGATGATTGTGTCAACATAATAAAGTTGGAAGATGAAAG CGAGTTTTTGGTCGATCTAATGGGAGCTCCTGGATCACTTATACCGGTTGATATTCTAAGCACGAAGGAAACTGAGTTTAAGCCATACAGAAAttcacaaataaacaaaatccCATCTGTTCATCCCTCTAATATCAGTGGAGTTGCTTTCTTAAAACCAAAGCCTGCACTTGGTGAAGGCAGCAGTCAAAATGGTGCATTAGAAAGTAGTTCACATTTGGAAAGAAGGTCAAGTTCTGAAAATGCAGAGTTCATGCCTCTATTCCCAGGTACAAGGGGCGATACATCTGCTGGTTCTTCTGGTACATCTAATAGGCCGATTACCAATCAGGCAGATGTTCCTTCCTCATCAGTCAGTAATGGTGTGAGGATGAACCACAATGTAGTTCCATATAACCAAAATAGTCCTGAAGATTTAAAGAACCTTTTTGCTGATCTGAATCCATTCCAGATAAATGGGACCGGCAAAACTTCTGTGCATAACAAACCTGCAGGATATAAAGCTGGTGAGCTTCCAAGGCCAAAAAATATCTCTGTCTCTGGTCGACCTCCTGTACCATGGAAGAATCCATATGCTTGCAATGAAGTCCCTGGGAAAAAGGAGTACGATTATATGGAGGGTCTCTTTCCAAGAATTAATCGTCAATCTAATGACTATAATCTGTCATCGACTGCTTCCTCTGGTTCTACTATATTAGGAAAGATGTATGGTGATGGTTTCAAATCATCTGGTAATTCAAATGAGTCCAGTATAAATGGTGAAGCAGCAGGTTCTGTCGATGTCGCTGGTTCAATGTTGGAAGCTACCACGAGTCAGTTTAACAGGTTGCCTTTGGTTGAGGGCCTGAATGCTGATTTGAAGGAAGAACACTCCAAGAATGAGGAGGAATCTCGCAGTGACAGGGTGGATGTGGTTAAAAAGCATGAAGAGAAAGAAATTGGTTTCCTTGATCGTAGAAAGTGTACGCATGATAGATTTATGGGGACTGATTTAAAATTGAAGGATCCAGAAAGTCCTAGCTCATCTGTTGATTCCTGCACAAGTAGGGTTgatcaaatattttatgatgtgGATGTAGGGGAATGTGAAATTCGTTGGGAAGACCTGGATATTGGTGAAAGGATTGGACTAG GTTCATATGGTGAGGTTTATCGTGCTGATTTGAATGGCACG GAGGTTGCTGTGAAGAAGTTCTTAGATCAGGACTTCTCAGGTGCTGCTTTGGCTGAGTTCAAAAGTGAA GTACGGATAATGCGTACACTGCGGCATCCAAATGTTGTTCTTTTCATGGGTGCTGTAACTCGTCCTCCAAACCTCTCTATAATTACTGAGTTTCTTCCAAG gGGAAGCTTATATCGCATTATTCATCGTCCTCATTCTCAAATTGATGAGAAGCGCAGAATAAAAATGGCCCTTGATGTG GCAAGCGGCATGAATTGCTTGCATACCAGCAGACCTACAATTGTTCACCGGGATTTGAAGTCGCCAAATCTTTTGGTTGATAAGAACTGGAATGTGAAG GTATGTGATTTTGGGCTGTCTCGTTTGAAGCATCACACCTTCTTGTCGTCCAAATCAACTGCAGGAACG CCTGAGTGGATGGCACCTGAAGTTCTCCGGAATGAAAACTCAAATGAGAA GTGTGATGTTTATAGCTTTGGAATTATTCTATGGGAGCTTGCTACTCTAAGATTACCTTGGAGTGGGATGAACCCAATGCAAGTGGTGGGTGCAGTAGGTTTTCAGAATCGTCGGCTCGACATTCCCAAGGAAGTGGATCCCGTGGTTGCTAGGATAATTTGGGAATGTTGGCAGAC AGATCCAAATTTGCGCCCCTCATTTGCACAGCTCACAGTGGCTCTCAAGGCTCTGCAGCGGCTTGTTATCCCATCACATATGGACCAGCCAGATTCTGCTATATCACAAGAGATCCCAGTGAATTCTACACCTTGA
- the LOC122319004 gene encoding pre-rRNA-processing protein TSR2-like has protein sequence MDGGSPRELTAEAMPIFREGVYLVLSRWSALRMAVENEWGGRDSHYKADQLASDIISWFTQSREPLYIDDLENTLDEALLSLNTEAEDGSIEEIAFKLMTMHEECLEGNFQSIEGLRQASCQEVAVNHVRQVVNDDDDDSENDIGANDANENEDSSNMILVDAPDSSSKLNPVEMPVDDSGPKVASETDGWVTVSRRRNRGK, from the exons ATGGATGGTGGTTCTCCGAGAGAGCTAACGGCAGAGGCTATGCCAATTTTCAGAGAGGGCGTGTATCTGGTCCTCTCTCGCTGGTCGGCGCTCCGAATGGCAGTCGAGAATGAGTGGGGCGGCCGGGACTCGCACTACAAGGCCGACCAACTTGCTTCCGATATTATCTCCTGGTTCACTCAGTCCAGAG AGCCgctttatatagatgatttagAAAATACGCTCGATGAAGCTCTGCTGTCTCTCAATACTGAGGCTGAGGATGGCAGTATTGAGGAA ATAGCCTTTAAACTGATGACTATGCATGAAGAATGTTTAGAAGGGAATTTTCAGTCTATTGAAGGGCTGAGGCAAGCCAGTTGTCAGGAAGTTGCAGTTAATCATGTCAGACAG GTTGTGAATGACGATGACGATGACAGCGAAAATGATATTGGTGCAAACGACGCCAATGAGAATGAAGATTCATCAAATATGATACTGGTGGATGCACCAGATTCAAGTTCGAAATTGAATCCAGTAGAGATGCCAGTCGATGACTCTGGACCCAAGGTGGCTTCTGAAACAGATGGATGGGTCACAGTTTCACGGAGACGAAATAGGGGAAAATGA
- the LOC122274715 gene encoding late embryogenesis abundant protein D-34-like encodes MLQNTNETPPPATETSARTRPQHEPIKYGDVFPIEGELAGKTVAPRDAAMMLTAENEMLGHIQKGGATATMQSAAMRNERAGFVGHNDVTDYAGDRGVRITETDLPGKRLIVESVAGQVVDQFSQRVPSAPPTLFEEGGCGGGGGQGDAITIGEALEATVMTAGSKPVEQSDAAAIQAAEVRATGRTNIVPRGVAAAAQSAATLNARTTRDEDKTKLADVLANATSKLPTDKAVTRRDAEGVTGAEMRNKPDLTTHPAGVAASMTTAARLNLNK; translated from the exons ATGCTTCAGAACACT aatgAGACACCACCACCAGCAACAGAGACCTCAGCACGAACCAGACCTCAGCACGAACCCATCAAGTATGGCGATGTTTTCCCTATCGAGGGAGAACTTGCGGGGAAAACGGTGGCCCCAAGGGATGCGGCAATGATGCTGACGGCTGAGAACGAAATGCTTGGGCATATACAGAAGGGCGGTGCCACCGCAACCATGCAGTCGGCCGCCATGCGCAACGAGAGGGCTGGCTTTGTGGGTCATAATGACGTGACCGACTACGCTGGCGACCGCGGCGTGAGGATCACAGAGACCGATCTTCCAGGGAAGCGTTTAATCGTCGAGTCGGTCGCCGGGcag GTTGTCGATCAATTTAGTCAGCGCGTTCCGTCGGCACCACCCACCCTTTTTGAAGAAGGTGGTTGTGGTGGCGGCGGCGGCCAGGGTGATGCAATCACTATTGGTGAAGCACTGGAGGCCACTGTCATGACAGCCGGAAGCAAGCCAGTGGAGCAGAGCGATGCGGCAGCTATTCAGGCGGCCGAAGTTAGAGCAACAGGCCGCACCAACATAGTCCCTCGTGGGGTTGCCGCCGCCGCTCAGTCGGCGGCAACTCTGAATGCCAGGACAACTAGGGACGAGGACAAGACAAAACTTGCTGATGTTCTTGCG AATGCTACTTCGAAGTTGCCAACGGATAAAGCGGTGACACGCCGAGATGCAGAAGGGGTGACGGGTGCGGAGATGCGCAACAAGCCAGACCTGACAACACATCCGGCAGGAGTGGCGGCTTCCATGACTACGGCTGCTAGGCTCAACCTCAATAAATAA